In the Paenibacillus sp. FSL R7-0337 genome, AATGCTTGTGCAGGTACTACTGCAGCTGAGGGTTCCTTTGCCTTTGTATTGAAGTCACTGGAAGCAGCGGTAAGAGACGGAGACACTATCCGAGCTGTAATTCTGGGAGGAGCCGCTAATCAAGATGGTGCTTCTAATGGAATTACCGCTCCTAACTCTGAGGCTCAGGAAATGTTAATTGTTCGGGCCTTGAGAGATGCGGGTGTCTCCGCTGAGAGCATCAGCTACATTGAGGCTCATGGGACGGCCACCCGCCTCGGAGATCCCATTGAGGTCAGCGGCATTCAGCGCGCTTTCAAGCATTTTACGAACAAGAAGCAATTCTGTGCGATCGGTTCTTTGAAAACAAACATAGGACATTTAGACAATGCTGCAGGTCTTGGGGGAGTAGCGAAGATAGTGTTGGCCATGCAGCAAAGAGTGCTTCCAGCCAGCTTAAACTTTGCTATACCCAACCGTAGTATTCCTTTTGTGCAGTCTCCTGTATATGTAAATAATCAGACTGTATCCTGGCCAGGGGATCAAGATAAGGCTGTACGCGCAGGAATCAACAGCTTTGGGCTTAGTGGAACCAATTGCCATTTGATAATGGAGTCTGCTCCGGTTCTACAGCAGCGCTCACGTTCTACGGAACCAGGCCCGCTCCTGCTACCTTTGAGTGCCAAAAATGAGATGGCGTTAAAACAATTAGCCGCAGCTTACAGTAACCGTATAGCGGAGTCTACTGTAGACTTGGCTGATGTAGTTATGACTGCTTCGCGGGGACGTCTGCATCATAATCTGCGGTTGGTTGTTGTTTTCGAGACCCGTGACCAATTATGTTCATTGCTGGAACGGTATGCGAACAACGGACCGGAGATGTTGTCTGACACATGCTTGTTCTATGGGGAGCACCGCCTCATTGCAGATGGAATGAATCGGCGCCGTTCTACAGATATAACGGAGATGGAACAGGAGCGTATGAGCCATGAGGCGATGACTATGATTGAGGGTAGTCAACACAGGCCGACAAAAGAAGTTCTGCTCAAATGGGCACAGCTCTATATCGCAGGGGGAGAGCTTCCTTGGAGCCAGCTTACTATCGATTTGGAAGCCCGGCGCATCCCGCTGCCAACCTATCCGTTTCAACATATACGTTGCTGGCCGGAACCTTCTCAGGATGGAACTGATACCAGCTTGAACCCGCTCCATCCTTTATTAGGTACGTCATTGGTGCATACCATTGGACACACATTAATCAAAAGCATTCTCGGGCCTGAGACTCATTGGGAGCTGGCTGAACATAAAATCCAAGGTACATATCTACTACCCGGAACGGCTCTTGTTGAAATGATGATGGATTATGCGGGGAGACATAACGGGCAAGACATGTCTTTGTATTTTAAGGATATCCGCTTTGAACAGCCGTTCATGGTGGATCACGAATCCTCTAAAGAGCTGCATCTTCTTGCAGAGGATGACGGTGGTCGTACGCACCTCCGGTTTGCCAGTCTTTCGTCTGATGGTGAATGGGTACAGCATGCTGAAGGGTTCTGGTATAACGAAGACGTTATACAGCCGGACATTCATTCTAAGGTTGATTTAGAAGCGATAAGGGCACGAATGAACCGGTCCGTTGCGATGGACTCAAGTGAAGACTTGGCTAGAGGATTAGAGCTTGGGGGGCGTTGGGTTCATTCTTTTGTGAGCGGTATGATTGATGATTCTGCGGAGGAATTTTTAATCGAACTTTCTTTGCCTGCTGAATATATGGGGGATGAAGCCGCCTATACTCTGCATCCCGCTTTAATGGATAACGCAGTGAATGCGGCTAACAATATGATGGGAGAAGGAGAACTCTATCTACCATTGTCCTACGGCAAGTTAGTTGTACACCGACGTCTTCCGGCCCGTTTTTTCACGCATTTACGTAAGACCCATGGAGTAAAGGGAGACCCTGTTCACCGTTTCGATATTAACCTGTATGATGCCCAAGGCAGTCTGGTCGTTGAGATCCGTAATTATTGTATAAAGTCTGCTTCTGAAGCGTTCTCTGGAACGAAGGGGGCTAATAACTATGGACGTAGAGAGGTTTACCGTCCTTATCCCTTGCCTATGCCGAAGCAATTACCTTCTGGAACGGTAGTACTGGCAGGAAGAATCTCCAGAACCTACGAGCGGTTGTTGCAGGCTCTGAAAGAGAGAGGACACCGCGTAATGGAGATTACCTCGGATTCCGGTGATTGGGAGCAGCCGTTAAAGTTGTTATCTAATGAATGGCTGTCTCAGGCGATTTTTGTATGGGACACTCCAGGAGCTCTCAGCAGCCAGCTTGAGAGTTGGGGGGAGGTTGATGAGGCTGTATATCAGGGGGCCGCTTTCTTAAAGGCATGGTCAACCGCCAGACTCAAGACTCAAGCAGGTGTGATTGCCCTTACCCATAGGGGCTGGTCTGTGGGCGATGACGAAACAGATCTACATCCGGGGCAGGCGGCTTTGGGGGGCCTGTGGCGTGTAGGCGCTCTTGAGTTTGAGACAATGAACTTACGCTGTATCGATCAGGACGAAGAGACTTCTAGCGATGTTATGTTGGATGAATTTGCGGATGTTGGCAGACCGACATTTTTGGCTTACAGAAAAGGGCAGGCCTATGAGCCAGTCGTAGAAGACTGTGCTGTGCCAACGCAAGCTGCACTTCCAGTGCCAGTGCATTCAGGAATGTTTGTTCTTAGTGGAGGAACGGGCAGTCTTGGAATGGAGGTAGCGGGACTTTTGGCCCGGCGCGGGGTAAAGCGAATGGCTTTATTAGGTTATCGTACTATTCCAGCAAGGGATTCCTGGGAGCATTTAGTTGAGAGCTCAATGGATGCTGAACTGGTTATGCGACTGAAGCAATGGCTGGAGTTGGAACGGGTGTTAGAGGTATTGGAGGTCCGCTCAGTTAGAATCGAAGACTTTGAAGCAGTTGCTGCTCTCATGTCGGAGCTTCGTAGTGACCACGGACCGATTCAGGGTGTTATTCATCTGGCTGGCCGGGCAGGATCAGGGTTCTTATTTCAAAAAACGGAAGAAACCTTCCGCGAGGTATATGCCCCGAAGGCTAATGGCGCTTTGAATCTGCATCTTGTAACGTTGGAGGATCAACCGGAGATCTTTATACAGTTCTCAAGCATCTCCTCGCTGCTGCTTAATCCCGGCCAGTCGGATTATACAGCAGCTAATATGTTTATGGATTCGCTGGCTGCATATAGACGGCAGATGGGTTTACCTGCTTTAAGTCTTCAATGGCCGGCGTGGCGTGAGACCGGTATAGCCTGGCGGATGAATGCTGTAGATGAAGACGAACTATTTACCCCTCTGAACACCGATGAGGCTTTGGCGCTATTCGATAGGATTGTATGGAGAGGCCAGGAGCTTCCACCTGTTATTATGCCTGGAAGGACATTCAAAACGAATGGTTATATACAACAAAAGCCAAAGATGCTTCACAATACAGTGCCACAAAAAAGGACACAAATTACACTGTTGGGTATCACTGAACCGGACGAATTCGATTTGGAAGTGGCGGGCATATGGGCTCGTACACTTGAATTAGACAAAGTAGAGGCCGACGATGAGTTCAGTAGTATAGGAGGCAATTCTCTGCTGACATCACAAATGCTCAGGGAATATGAAAAAATCTATCCCGGGATAATGGAAATTGCAGATCTCTTCACTTATACGACCATACATAAACAAGCGGGATATGTAAGAGAACAGCTTGGTAAAGCTGCTTCTGCAGCTACAGCTCCGATTACAGATTTCAATAAAAATTTGGACGAAATACTTGAGCTGGTAGCAACGGGAGAACTGACGGTCGAGGAATCTTCTTCACGCTTAGCCAATAAAAAAATGAAGGAGGGATAACAGATGGAAGAGCTAAAAAAATATATATTGTCCCAGGTCGCTAAACAACAGTTGAGTAAAGACGAAGCGAAGGTCTTGCTTACAGAACTGATGGAAACTACTGAATCCGTTCAGCGGGACGTCGCGATTATTGGGATGGCAGGCCGTTTCTCAAGTGCCAATGATACTGAAGAGTTCTGGAAAATCTTGAGGGACGGTGTGAATGGCATCCGTGAATTCCCTCCGGAGAGGCTTCGTGATATTGAACATGTATTACGTAACCCGCATTACTCAGAGTTTATGCTCGGTAATGCAATACATCCTGAGGATATTCCCGACATTAACGTCCGGGCCGGATATTTAGACGAAATAGACAAGTTCGATGCCGCTTTTTTTGGAATACCCCGCACTGAGGCAACGTACATGGACCCCAATCAGCGTGTAGCATTGGAGATTGCATGGGAGGCTATGGAGGATGCAGGCTACGGCGGTGATTCTCTGATCGGGAGCCGGACGGGTGTTTATATAGGCAGGGATGAAACCAATTATTCTTTTTACCGGCTTAGCTCTGATAAGCATCCTATGCAGCTCACGGGCTCGTGGGAGAGTATGATTGTCAGCCGGATTTCGTATGCTTTCGATTTTAAGGGACCCTCTATGATCATAGATACGGCTTGTTCTGCAGGGCTGGTTAGTATCCATATGGCAGCTCAAGCTCTGATTGCTGGTGAATGCCATCAAGCGATTGCCGGAGGTCTTAATCTGACGACAACAGGTGAAATAAAGCCTCGTTACTTAGAAGGGGCGAACATGGAAAACGTGGAGTCAAACGATGAATTAGTCAAGACTTTCGATGCAAAGGCTAACGGTACAGTATGGGGAGAGGGAGCCGGAGTAGTCCTGCTTAAGCCACTGCATCGGGCACTCGAGGATGGAGACCATATCCGCGGCATAATAAAAGCCAGCGCCATCAATAACGATGGCAGAACGAATAGCTTGACAGCACCAAGTGCAAAAACGCAAGAAGATGTAATTGTCGATGCTTGGGAAAAAGCGGGCATTCCGCCTGAAACGATCTCTTATGTTGAAGCCCATGGGACAGGTACTGTATTGGGCGACCCCATTGAGGTAAAGGGACTGATGAGTGCTTTTCGCCGATATACATCCCGGCGGCAATTCTGCGGCATCGGATCACTGAAGAGCAACATGGGGCATATGGTTGCTGCCTCCGGTGTGGCATCCTTGATTAAGGTTATTAAGTCCATGGAGCATAAGGAATTGCCGCCTACAATCAATTTCTATACGCCTAACCCGTATATTAATTTCGTTGAAAGTCCTTTCTATGTAAATAACAAGCTGCAATCCTGGGATGTTAATGGAATTCCCCGCCGGGCTGCAATCAGTTCCTTCGGCTTCAGTCGGACGAACTGTCATCTGGTTGTCGAAGAAGCACCTAATATGGAGCCGAAGCCAGCTTTGCAGCCCCGGTATTGTCTATCCATTAGCGCTAAGAATGAAGAGGTGATGCAGCAATACCTCCAGCGCTACATGCCATTTTTAAAAGGGGATTCATGGAATCTGGCTGACTTATGTTACACCTCGAACATTGGCCGGGGACATTATGAATACAGGACTGTAATTATTGCAGGAACTGAGAATGAACTGCGCGAGAAAGTAAAGGCCTTAGTGAATAACGGAGGGAGTCCCCTAGGGTTAACCGGAGTATACACGGGCTATCACATGATTGTAAGTGAGAAGAAGCAACTGCTTGAATCTGGTGAGCTTAGCGTGTACACACGTAATAACCTTAGTGAATTAGCCTCATTTAAGATGAAGGATTATCTGAACGGGGATTCATCGGACGCATCGATACTTGAGAGAGTGTGCCGGCACTATGTCGAAGGAGCCGATATTAACTGGGAGCTTCTCTATCATAAAGAATCTCGCAGAAGGATACCTATCCCAGTATATCCATTACAGCGAATACGTGTGTGGGCTGATCCCAAGGTCAGCAAAATCCGCACAAAGCCCGCAGATAATCTGCATCCTCTGGTAGAAGAGAAGCTTCCAGCCCATGAAGGAAAACACAGCTATCAAACAACGTTCAGAATTGATAAGCATTGGGTACTGTCGGACCACCGGATAAGCAACAAAGCTGTGCTGCCAGGTACAAGCTACCTGGAAATGGTGCGATTTGCTGCAGCTCGAGCTTTTGGCCAGGAGAGCATTGAGTTTCGTGATGTATTCTTTCTGTTTCCTCTGATCGTTGAAGAAGAGGCTGAAGTATTGGCCCAATTAACGCTAACGCCAAGGGAGTCCGGCTACTCGTTCTCTGTGGCGAGCTGTAATCAGGCTGGGGAGTGGATTTCCCACTTTGAGGGTAAGGTATATGCTTTGGATGTTGAATTAGGTCAGGATCGGATGGATCTAACGGATCTCAAGTCCCGGGCAGATGAGGTGCAAGATCCTTTCATAGATGACCACGACACTGGAGTTTTTAGATTCGGTCCCCACTGGGATACGGTACGTGCAGTCTGGCGGATTGGTTCTGAAACACTGGCTCGTTTGCAGCTAGCAGAGAATTTACAGCAGGAGCTTAATATCTATCCTTTACATCCTTCGCTACTGGACAATGCAGTTAATCTGACCAGCCAAAGTACGGGGGAGACATTCCTTCCCTTCATGTACAAGCGGCTAAGATTCTATCGTTCGTTTACACAGGAATTATATACTCATATCCGCCTCCATACTGCTAAGGATGGAAGAGGCGAGACTATGACCTATGACATAGATATTGTAGATGCTGAAGGACGGATTGCGGCACAAATCAGCGATTATTCTGTTAAGCGGGTGCATGACCTCGATTTAATAGGCAGTGATGATACAGCAGGTTCCTGCTTACAGATGACATGGGTAGCCCGCGAAGAGTCGAAGAAGTCATTGTATGAAGAGAAGGACGGACCGTGGGCGCTCATTGCAACCGAAGGAAGTCGCTATCAGGGCTTGCGGAACGCTTTGGAAGTAGCTGGAGTCGAGGTGGTGACCTTTTTGCTGGCAGCGGATAACAAGGGAGAAGCTGCTCCTGCTTATACACCAGATCCAAAAGGTATGGATACGATATTGTCAATTGCCGAGAAGAACGGAGTCAAGGGACTGCTGTTTTCATGCGATTACACCTTAGAGGCTGGGGAATCTGATCTGGGGTTTGCCGAAAGACGCAGTCTCGGCGTGGATGCCTTGTTCCAGCTATGTAAGAGCATTCTGAACGGAAAGTCCAAATGGCCCGGCGGTCTAAAAGTATTGGTACGGGATGCCTGGGCTGTAGACCATTCGGAGTGGATCGTTCCCCTTTCGGCGGCTACGGGAGCGCTTGGAAGAGTAATCGGTCAGGAGTATAAGCACTTAAATGTAGACATTGTGGACGTATCGGGGCCGGTCTCTGAAATTGCCGTAGTGGATGAGTTGTTCCGGTTCAAAGGAGCCGGACTACGGGCATTACGTACTTCGGGAGTTTTCATTGAGGAACTGCGGCCGCATCGTGTGCCGCTGAACACGAGTCTTTCATTGGAGCGTACAGGTGTCTATTTAATATCCGGTGGTCTAGGCGGTGTGGGTCTTGCTGTGGCTGGACGTTTGGCTGAGAAAGGCAAGGCAAACGTCGTACTGCTGGGCCGAACGCCTATAGCGCCGGCTGATGAATGGAAGAGTTTATCGGAATCAGGACCTTCCGAAAGGACAGCATTATATTGCAAACTGATTGATCTAAAATCCCGGTTAGGAAGTTTGGAATATATAAGCCTTGATGTCTCAAATCGTGATAGTGTCCGAGTATTAGGAGATTCCCTGCAGGATCGTTATGGAGAGATCGCAGGAATCTTTCATGCCGCTGGTGTAGCGGGAGACGGTTTTTTGATGTCTAAGGATAAAGAGCAGTTCTCGCAGGTACTGAATCCTAAACTAGATGGCACGATGAATTTGATGCATCTTCTTCTACCGCAAGAGGGCAAGGGATTTTTGGCACTCTTTTCTTCAATCACAGCATTGACCGGAGGAGAAGGGCAAGGTGACTACTCTGCCGCGAATGCATTCCTTGACTCTTTCGCTGAGTCTGCAAGCAGACAACGGGGGCTTAAGGTCATCTCAGTGAATTGGCCGAGCTGGAAGGAGGTAGGCATGTCTGTAGATTTCAGTATAGATGCTGCTGATAACCTCTTCAGCCATCTAGATGTAGAGGACGGGCTTAACTGGCTTGAATACTTGATTGTTCATCCTAAGCAGCGTATCGTTCCGGCAGCTCTTAATACGAGACTGGCGGCTCAACTTGCTGATGATCTGCCTTTCCGGCTGGCTCCAGAAATTTCTATACCGTTGGCTGCCAGTGATAAGGGATCAGGCCAAAGTCAGAGTGAGGCATCGGTCAAATTAAAGGGAGTTGTCGAGATAACCGATACGCAGCGTACATTAGGTAATATTTTTGCTGCGGTACTGGGACTAAGTGAAATAGATGTATTTGCAAGCTTTCAGGATATGGGGGGGAACTCTCTGATGTCTACGCAGCTATTGAAGCTGCTTGAAGATCAGTTCCCGGGACTTGTTGATATTTCGGACATCTTTTCATATCCCTCGGTTAATGACATGTCAGACTTCATTGACAGCCAACGACAACATACTGTGCCTGACGAATCATTAACTGCAGGCCAATCGGATGATGTGGTGGATGAACTCATGGAACTCTTAGAGAGAGAATTGAGCGGAACAGAATTTTTGGAGTTCTTTTTAGATAAGTCTACTGGGGGGGGACAGCGTGGCGAAGGATAGTATGAATGTCAAAAAGGAATTGATTCAGTTTCTTCTGTCTAAAGTGAAAGAACGGGAGCTTGATCCAAATTTGGTGAAGCAATACTTGAAGGAACTGGGGAGTGCAGCTAAGAGTGATGTTGAACCTATAGCAATAGTGGGCATGTCCTGCCATTTCCCTGATGCCGACAATCCTGACCAGCTCTGGGATAATCTTTCTGCTGGCCGCCAGTCCATTACGCCGTTCCCGGCTGCGAGACTCGAAGATTTTAAACGTATCCGCAAGATTAAGGGGCCCCTTCGTCAAGGGGGATTCCTGGAGTCAATTGATGCTTTTGATGCGGAATACTTCAATATCCCACCACAAGTGGCCTTACACCTAGATCCCTATCATCGTCTGTTGCTTGAGACCTTTATAGAAACGATAGAAGATGCAGGCTATCATCGCGGCCAGTTACAAGGACGTTCCGTAGGGATCTTTGTGGGCAATGACCATACACACCGATTGAGCATGTCCTATATGCCCTTTGTGTCGGATCAGGATTTTACAACTGTGACCGGATCATGGACAGGTGTTTTGGCCAGCCGCTTATCCTATCTGTTGAACCTTCATGGGCCAGCGATTGTACTCGATACCGGCTGTTCCTCAGCTCTGGTGGCATTGGATTATGCCATTAAGGCTATCCGGCAAGGCGATTGTGATTCTGCTCTTATAGGGAGTGCCAACCTCTTTTTAGACCCGGTGAATTTTGATAATGAGACCCAGTCCAGTGAGTATATTGTAAGAGCTTTCGACAGCGGCGCAAGTGGTACTGTCTGGAGTGAAGGTGTAGGAGCGGTATTTATCAAACCGTTGTCGAAAGCTCTGGCTGATCAGGATCATGTATATGGAATCATTCGCGGTATTGCGATTAATAATGATGGGAAATCCAACGGCTTGACTGCACCAAGTGCCCGTGCACAACAGGAAGTCTTGCTAAAGGCTTGGGAGCGTGCGGGAATACCTCCTGAAACGATTTCTTATATTGAAACACATGGTACGGGGACCCATTTAGGCGATCCTATCGAGATAAAAGGACTGACCGGCGCTTTTTCCAAGTTTACGAACAAGCGGCAATTTTGTGCCATTGGGTCTGTTAAGTCCAATATAGGCCACACGGTAGGATCGGCTGGAATGGCTTCTCTGATTAAGGTGCTCTTATCCTTGCGCGCACGCGCGTTGCCTCCAACAATTAACTTTCAAATGCCAAATCCATATATTGATTTCTGCAACAGCCCAGTTTACATCCAAGACACTTTAACATCATGGGATGCTGGCATGGCCCCAAGGCGTGCGGGAATCAGCTCCTTTAGTCTGTCGGGTACAAATTGTCATCTGGTGGTAGAAGAAGCTCCGATTGATGAACGTTCTGGTATAGATGAGGGGCTGAGCCTGTATCCTTTATCGGGACGTAACATTAAGCTTTTGGAAAAAACGGTTCTGCACCATCTGAGGTATGTGAAGAAGCATCCAAACATGCGTTGGCATGATATGTGCTTTACTGCCAGTACAGGGCGCGAACATCATCATGTGCGCGCAGCTATACTATGCCGGAATGCCCAAGGTCTCATAGCTGGACTTGAGGTCTTGGCGAAAGCTATCTCCAAAGGAGGATGGGATACATATACCTATCAGCAGTCGGGAGAAGGGGTTAGCCTCTGGTTAACACCGGAATCCTCTACCTTTGCTCAGAAGGAAGAGCAGACTGTGGATAGCGAGACTGCCATGCAGAGTCTTGTAGCGTCTCTGGCAAATCCGGAAATGCGGGAAATGCCAAATGCATGGGTGTCACTGGCTGAACTATATATCACCGGGGTTAACGTTAACTTCGAGGGGATCTATGCGAATCAGTCAGTAAGACGAACTCCGCTACCTCCCCAGGTATTTAACAATCAGCGTTACTGGGATGAAACTCCCCGGAACTTAGGGGAGAGCGAGTCAGAGGCGTCTGAAACAGGGAACAGTATGAAGTTCGATGCTGTATCAATATGGAAGG is a window encoding:
- a CDS encoding beta-ketoacyl synthase N-terminal-like domain-containing protein, with the translated sequence MVTPIFSLDDIDLNDISDSSSDTELVIHSENLRPLSRAIAIIGMDGKVGEAENLELFWELLVNEREGLKSLSEQRRRDLDNYTKTRGLESPLPENAYVKGTFLTDLTGFDPLFFGISQQEAKYMDPNQKIFLETAWKALEDSGYGGKEIQGSDTGIYVGFSSDFGEAYRHMLTSLDPDASEVAVAGNIKSIIASRLAYHLDLRGPALLVDTACSSGLMAMYLACRSIQSRECYMAIAGAVKCDLVPLLESKESRVGIKDIQDTFAQDGHTRTFDNACAGTTAAEGSFAFVLKSLEAAVRDGDTIRAVILGGAANQDGASNGITAPNSEAQEMLIVRALRDAGVSAESISYIEAHGTATRLGDPIEVSGIQRAFKHFTNKKQFCAIGSLKTNIGHLDNAAGLGGVAKIVLAMQQRVLPASLNFAIPNRSIPFVQSPVYVNNQTVSWPGDQDKAVRAGINSFGLSGTNCHLIMESAPVLQQRSRSTEPGPLLLPLSAKNEMALKQLAAAYSNRIAESTVDLADVVMTASRGRLHHNLRLVVVFETRDQLCSLLERYANNGPEMLSDTCLFYGEHRLIADGMNRRRSTDITEMEQERMSHEAMTMIEGSQHRPTKEVLLKWAQLYIAGGELPWSQLTIDLEARRIPLPTYPFQHIRCWPEPSQDGTDTSLNPLHPLLGTSLVHTIGHTLIKSILGPETHWELAEHKIQGTYLLPGTALVEMMMDYAGRHNGQDMSLYFKDIRFEQPFMVDHESSKELHLLAEDDGGRTHLRFASLSSDGEWVQHAEGFWYNEDVIQPDIHSKVDLEAIRARMNRSVAMDSSEDLARGLELGGRWVHSFVSGMIDDSAEEFLIELSLPAEYMGDEAAYTLHPALMDNAVNAANNMMGEGELYLPLSYGKLVVHRRLPARFFTHLRKTHGVKGDPVHRFDINLYDAQGSLVVEIRNYCIKSASEAFSGTKGANNYGRREVYRPYPLPMPKQLPSGTVVLAGRISRTYERLLQALKERGHRVMEITSDSGDWEQPLKLLSNEWLSQAIFVWDTPGALSSQLESWGEVDEAVYQGAAFLKAWSTARLKTQAGVIALTHRGWSVGDDETDLHPGQAALGGLWRVGALEFETMNLRCIDQDEETSSDVMLDEFADVGRPTFLAYRKGQAYEPVVEDCAVPTQAALPVPVHSGMFVLSGGTGSLGMEVAGLLARRGVKRMALLGYRTIPARDSWEHLVESSMDAELVMRLKQWLELERVLEVLEVRSVRIEDFEAVAALMSELRSDHGPIQGVIHLAGRAGSGFLFQKTEETFREVYAPKANGALNLHLVTLEDQPEIFIQFSSISSLLLNPGQSDYTAANMFMDSLAAYRRQMGLPALSLQWPAWRETGIAWRMNAVDEDELFTPLNTDEALALFDRIVWRGQELPPVIMPGRTFKTNGYIQQKPKMLHNTVPQKRTQITLLGITEPDEFDLEVAGIWARTLELDKVEADDEFSSIGGNSLLTSQMLREYEKIYPGIMEIADLFTYTTIHKQAGYVREQLGKAASAATAPITDFNKNLDEILELVATGELTVEESSSRLANKKMKEG
- a CDS encoding type I polyketide synthase; translated protein: MEELKKYILSQVAKQQLSKDEAKVLLTELMETTESVQRDVAIIGMAGRFSSANDTEEFWKILRDGVNGIREFPPERLRDIEHVLRNPHYSEFMLGNAIHPEDIPDINVRAGYLDEIDKFDAAFFGIPRTEATYMDPNQRVALEIAWEAMEDAGYGGDSLIGSRTGVYIGRDETNYSFYRLSSDKHPMQLTGSWESMIVSRISYAFDFKGPSMIIDTACSAGLVSIHMAAQALIAGECHQAIAGGLNLTTTGEIKPRYLEGANMENVESNDELVKTFDAKANGTVWGEGAGVVLLKPLHRALEDGDHIRGIIKASAINNDGRTNSLTAPSAKTQEDVIVDAWEKAGIPPETISYVEAHGTGTVLGDPIEVKGLMSAFRRYTSRRQFCGIGSLKSNMGHMVAASGVASLIKVIKSMEHKELPPTINFYTPNPYINFVESPFYVNNKLQSWDVNGIPRRAAISSFGFSRTNCHLVVEEAPNMEPKPALQPRYCLSISAKNEEVMQQYLQRYMPFLKGDSWNLADLCYTSNIGRGHYEYRTVIIAGTENELREKVKALVNNGGSPLGLTGVYTGYHMIVSEKKQLLESGELSVYTRNNLSELASFKMKDYLNGDSSDASILERVCRHYVEGADINWELLYHKESRRRIPIPVYPLQRIRVWADPKVSKIRTKPADNLHPLVEEKLPAHEGKHSYQTTFRIDKHWVLSDHRISNKAVLPGTSYLEMVRFAAARAFGQESIEFRDVFFLFPLIVEEEAEVLAQLTLTPRESGYSFSVASCNQAGEWISHFEGKVYALDVELGQDRMDLTDLKSRADEVQDPFIDDHDTGVFRFGPHWDTVRAVWRIGSETLARLQLAENLQQELNIYPLHPSLLDNAVNLTSQSTGETFLPFMYKRLRFYRSFTQELYTHIRLHTAKDGRGETMTYDIDIVDAEGRIAAQISDYSVKRVHDLDLIGSDDTAGSCLQMTWVAREESKKSLYEEKDGPWALIATEGSRYQGLRNALEVAGVEVVTFLLAADNKGEAAPAYTPDPKGMDTILSIAEKNGVKGLLFSCDYTLEAGESDLGFAERRSLGVDALFQLCKSILNGKSKWPGGLKVLVRDAWAVDHSEWIVPLSAATGALGRVIGQEYKHLNVDIVDVSGPVSEIAVVDELFRFKGAGLRALRTSGVFIEELRPHRVPLNTSLSLERTGVYLISGGLGGVGLAVAGRLAEKGKANVVLLGRTPIAPADEWKSLSESGPSERTALYCKLIDLKSRLGSLEYISLDVSNRDSVRVLGDSLQDRYGEIAGIFHAAGVAGDGFLMSKDKEQFSQVLNPKLDGTMNLMHLLLPQEGKGFLALFSSITALTGGEGQGDYSAANAFLDSFAESASRQRGLKVISVNWPSWKEVGMSVDFSIDAADNLFSHLDVEDGLNWLEYLIVHPKQRIVPAALNTRLAAQLADDLPFRLAPEISIPLAASDKGSGQSQSEASVKLKGVVEITDTQRTLGNIFAAVLGLSEIDVFASFQDMGGNSLMSTQLLKLLEDQFPGLVDISDIFSYPSVNDMSDFIDSQRQHTVPDESLTAGQSDDVVDELMELLERELSGTEFLEFFLDKSTGGGQRGEG